The region CCGGGAGCCATGGCATCAAAGCAGAAGACGATCAAATGCGTTGCTCCGGTAGTTTGTCCCTGTGGCGGTGCAAGACAAGCAAGATACCTCGGGTAGTATGGGTGGGCGGTCGGTTGATCAATGGTCCGGCACCAGTGGTCGGCTGCTTACTTCCGAGGCCGTCTGGGCTGAAGTGATTTTGGACTGCTCCGACGCTCTATCCGGCGCCATGATCAATTGCAACACCACGTGAATAGCAGACGGCAGATGGCATTGAGTGGTGACGGTTCACGATGCTGGTCGTGGAAAGCGGCCCGAGGCTAACTTGACCTAATAGCTTCCCTGCTCTTTTTCCCTGAACTTTGACTGATGGCGACTAACGTCTAGCATGATCAATGCCCGAACAATACGACGACATGACTCCGGACACTCGCGGCGCCCAGGGGAACGACGGGTTTGCGGGAAAGATAGGATGGGGAAGGAGACCAGCGCTACTACTCGTCGACGTCTGTAACGCTTACTGGAGCGCAACTAGTCCATTGGACACCAGATCCAACCCTGCGTCGGCGGCTGCACCCGCTTCGATTGCGAAACTCGTTGCGGCCGCCCGCCAAGGCAAGACGGGCAAGACACGGTTGTTCTGGACGCGGGTCGAGTATACCGAACCAGACATGGCGGACGCGGGGCTGTTCTACACCAAAGTCCCGCTGCTGAAGCTGTTCCAAACCGGCTGCCAGACGGATGATGGCCTTGGCGACTGGATGCCGGGACTAGAGCCCGCTGCCGACGAGTTGGTCATCACCAAGCGCTACCCGTCAGCCTTTTTCGCGACCGATCTTGCCAGCAGACTCCGGTCCCTCAACATCGATACCCTAGTTATTTGCGGCGTCAGCACGAGCGGCTGTGTGCGCGCAACTGCCCTCGACGCCATGTGCTTGGGCTTCCGACCCATGGTGTGGCCCGACTTGGCAATCCATGAGTCGATACCAACTTTACTAATAATCCTACCAGGTAGTCGGCCAGGCCTGCGGTGACCGCTCACCCGCCGTTCACGATGCCAGCATGTTCGATATGAACGCGAAAATGGCGGATGTTGTATCCGAGGAAGAGGCGGTTGAGAAGCTGAGGGCTGGGTGGCAGTGATGGGGTCAGGCCCCTTCGTAGGTATTGCGTGCGCGACAAACAATTGCACTGTTATCCTCGTCTTGCACACGCTCACTCATCGTCCATCATATCATTTCAGTACTGTCATGCCTGCAAGTTGCATCTCCGAGTCTGCGCCGCCACTTTCAGCACCAAATTCTGCCCCTGGATCATCTACCTAGCTACGGCGCCGGCCAAATTCTCCGATTAGTCCCAACGCCGCATGGTTTGCTGTTCCACTCGAGACAAACGTGACAATGCCAGGAATGTATTCCGGTACTCATTTTGCAGGTTGGGTACCGCAGCTTCATCAAGGCAGGAATTGGGCACTATGTGGTCACGAGCTCCTACCCTCTCAGCTCAGCTCTTGCTTCACATCGGCAACTCCCGGACAGGCGGTGCGCGCCTGACTCCGCGATCAAGCCGACTGGATGGCTTTGACTTTTTTTTTTCTGCCCAATATACATCTTCCAAGTGTAGTCTGTGGCACATGTCACGTTATCGCTACGAAATAACTCCTATCGCCGCAATGCCGACCAAGTCTGTCAACACCGCTCGTGAGCCCCCACGACCACTTTCTCTTATTGCGACACCCTTCGCGCCTTTGCTCCCGAGCACCTCACTACACCGCCCCATTTCACTCTTCACTTCGCTATGTTATCAGGACCGATGCTCTATTCTACCTCCTGCTGTAGCACTATCGACGCTCCAGACCTCCCCAACCAAACCCTTCCACGTTGTCACAAGAGCGAACCCCAGCATGTGTGAACGAAGATGGTCAATCGCAGCACCACG is a window of Pyrenophora tritici-repentis strain M4 chromosome 2, whole genome shotgun sequence DNA encoding:
- a CDS encoding N-carbamoylsarcosine amidase — its product is MTPDTRGAQGNDGFAGKIGWGRRPALLLVDVCNAYWSATSPLDTRSNPASAAAPASIAKLVAAARQGKTGKTRLFWTRVEYTEPDMADAGLFYTKVPLLKLFQTGCQTDDGLGDWMPGLEPAADELVITKRYPSAFFATDLASRLRSLNIDTLVICGVSTSGCVRATALDAMCLGFRPMVVGQACGDRSPAVHDASMFDMNAKMADVVSEEEAVEKLRAGWQ